DNA from Desulfuromonas sp. AOP6:
TGAAACCGCGGGCAGACGTACCTGGGCAATCTCCTGCACACCTTCATTGGTCTTGTGCAGCCCATACCAGCCGACACCGCCAACCAGGGCGGCGATGACGGCCAGCAGGGAAAAGGCGCTCATTAATTTACCGAAAATCGTCATGATCCACTCCTTTCCCTTGAGGCAAGGGATTCTTATTCTTTGTAACTGTCTTCAGCTGGCCAGAGTAACGGGAATAAATATCACACTCGTTAAAGTGCCCCCCGCAGAAATAGATAGCGGCCTCGGCCGAACTGCTCGTCAGGTTGGCGCAGTGACAGGTAGCGTGAGGTGTTTTCACCAAGGGACATATTTTCCCTGAGCGCGGGTTGAGGGCTTCGTTCATCGGGTTATCCGTCCTTGGGGAAGAGGTGTCGGGCAGCGCCTTCAGGCGATCTGTCAATACAGACCTCCAAAAGTCATGCCGCTTTTGCATGGACACTTCATCTATCTCTAAAGAACGGTCTACTGCGCGATTTAGGGGGTATGGTGCCGTGAAAAAGGACGAACCGAGACAACGGCCGGAGATTTCCGGCGGAAAGAGAGTCGACCTTCTGTGCCAGTACAGCGCTGCCGTGGTGGCCACAGCTGTGCCATGGCACAGAAGCCGGAGTGGCTTACTCCTGAATATCCAGTTCTTCCATCTTGCGGTAGATGGTGCGCCGGCTGATACCGAGAAGCCTCGCCGCCTTGGCCTTGTTCCAGCCGCATTTTTCCAGCGCCTGCCGAATAGTATCCACTTCGTTCTCATCCTCCCGCAGATGACGACTTCTCGCGCCGGGAATATGCGTATTCAGATCGGGGGGCAAATGCTCCGCCAGGATGTGGGCACCGGGGCAGAGGATAAAGGCGTGCTCCATGACATGTTCGAGTTCCCGCACGTTGCCGGGCCACTCATAGGACATGAAAAAGCGCATGACCTCGTCGGAAATTCCCCGGATATCCCGCTGGAAACGTCCATTGAAGCGCTGGATAAAGAAATCGACGAGCATAGGGATGTCCGTGCGCCTTTCACGCAGGGGTGGCAGGGGGACAGTAACGACCTTCAGGCGATAAAACAGGTCTTCCCGGAACTCGCCTCGCTTGATCTTTTCAGGCAGGTTCTGATTGGTGGCAGCCACCACGCGGACATCCACGGCAATGGGCCGGGTGCCACCGACCCTTTCTACTTTACGATCCTGCAGAACACGCAGCAGGCGAACCTGCATGGCCGGCGAAATGTCGCCAATTTCATCCAGGAAGATGGTGCCGCCGTCCGCCATCTCGAATCGTCCCGCCTTATCGCGAATGGCCCCGGTAAAGGAGCCTTTGACATGGCCGAAGAGTTCACTTTCAAGCAGATTTTCCGTCAGGGCGGCACAGTTGACCTTGACCAGGGGTCCCTGTCTTCTGGCCCCCTGGTAGTGCAGAGCATCGGCAATGAGTTCCTTTCCCGTGCCGCTTTCGCCGGTTATCAGCACCGTGCTCGGCACATTCGCCAGCTTTTCCAGCAAGGCGTAAACCTCCTGCATGCGATCGCTGCCGCCCACCAGTTTATGAAAGGAGGTGCGCTCCTTGAGATCACATTCCAGGGTGTGCAGGCGGGTCTCGTCCCGAATGACGAGTACGGCGCCATACATGGCACCCTCACCGTTGACCAGGGGCGCCGTGGTGGCTGACACAACCTGTGCCGGCTTGCCGGGACGCTGGCACTCAAAGCGGGGCAGGTCGATGGGC
Protein-coding regions in this window:
- a CDS encoding sigma-54 dependent transcriptional regulator, with the translated sequence MAQKILIIDDEESIRFTFSSFLVEEGYAVETAANYTEAMDRLAAGGVDLIFSDILLGGDSGIDILQEVRSQGIDVPVIMITGFPGVETAREAVRLGAFDYLSKPVTQDILLRTTQVALRYKSINDEKKRYQADLDAIFHSVSEGIVTVDSQMHIVRMNEAAAGLCGFDTAVSGQDFKSLSLDCQGRCRDALEETLGKKAPIDLPRFECQRPGKPAQVVSATTAPLVNGEGAMYGAVLVIRDETRLHTLECDLKERTSFHKLVGGSDRMQEVYALLEKLANVPSTVLITGESGTGKELIADALHYQGARRQGPLVKVNCAALTENLLESELFGHVKGSFTGAIRDKAGRFEMADGGTIFLDEIGDISPAMQVRLLRVLQDRKVERVGGTRPIAVDVRVVAATNQNLPEKIKRGEFREDLFYRLKVVTVPLPPLRERRTDIPMLVDFFIQRFNGRFQRDIRGISDEVMRFFMSYEWPGNVRELEHVMEHAFILCPGAHILAEHLPPDLNTHIPGARSRHLREDENEVDTIRQALEKCGWNKAKAARLLGISRRTIYRKMEELDIQE